A genomic window from Arthrobacter sp. FW305-BF8 includes:
- a CDS encoding alpha/beta fold hydrolase, with translation MQAPEERRSTVLSAGAELAVFEYGPPPASGAPTLLLVHGYPDDHRLYLPVIAELAVTHHVIAYDTRNAGLSSVKQAPGDFTVDTLVDDLFAVLAFTDAVNVHLVGHDWGSVQGWAAIQEPRASGLISRFTSISGPDLGHFLHWMRSRARTLRGWPQLAAQLLRSSYIAAFQIPVLPEAAWRLFLTRLYEKAAGRRVNDNPRRGLALYRSNRFPSGKVTAPTPISVPVGVVVPLKDPFLSPHLTSGLRPWVPDLTVIPVDGGHWWPATHPAELAQLLRAPYNL, from the coding sequence ATGCAGGCACCGGAGGAACGCCGCAGTACTGTCCTGTCCGCCGGAGCGGAGCTGGCCGTGTTCGAATACGGTCCGCCTCCTGCCAGCGGCGCGCCCACACTGCTCCTCGTGCACGGATACCCAGATGACCACCGGCTGTATCTTCCGGTAATCGCCGAGCTGGCCGTCACCCACCATGTGATCGCGTACGACACACGCAACGCCGGGTTATCCTCCGTGAAGCAAGCGCCTGGTGACTTCACTGTGGACACCCTGGTGGATGACCTGTTCGCTGTTCTGGCCTTCACGGATGCGGTCAACGTTCACCTCGTGGGCCACGACTGGGGATCGGTCCAGGGCTGGGCGGCTATCCAGGAACCCCGTGCATCGGGTCTCATTTCCCGATTCACCAGCATCTCCGGGCCCGACCTCGGGCACTTCCTCCACTGGATGCGTTCTCGTGCCCGCACCCTGAGGGGCTGGCCCCAGCTGGCAGCGCAGCTGCTTCGTTCCAGCTACATTGCCGCGTTCCAGATCCCGGTGCTGCCGGAAGCTGCGTGGCGCCTGTTCCTCACCCGTCTCTACGAAAAGGCGGCAGGACGCCGCGTCAATGACAACCCCCGCCGCGGGCTGGCCCTCTACCGCAGCAACCGCTTCCCTTCGGGCAAGGTAACGGCCCCCACGCCGATCAGCGTGCCCGTGGGTGTGGTGGTCCCGCTCAAGGATCCTTTCCTGTCACCGCACCTGACATCGGGACTAAGGCCTTGGGTGCCTGACCTCACCGTCATCCCTGTCGACGGCGGGCACTGGTGGCCAGCCACCCACCCGGCAGAACTCGCGCAGCTGCTACGAGCTCCCTATAACCTTTAG
- the fdh gene encoding formate dehydrogenase produces the protein MARRSFLQWPVVRQLSTGDLLGRGPAVTSPQTRAITPRTATADRVVQSVCPYCAVGCGQRVYVKDEKVVQIEGDPDSPISRGRLCPKGSASEQLVNSPGRQTAVLYRAPRSSQWQHLDLATAIEMVADRFIETRRRTWQQKDEKGRLLRRTMGIASLGGATLDNEENYLIKKLFTAAGAVQIENQARIUHSATVPSLGASFGRGGATQSLQDMANADCIVIQGSNMAECHPVGYQWVTEAKARGAKVIHVDPRFTRTSAVADKHIPIRAGSDVVLLGALINHVITHDLWFKEYVGAYTNAATLVHADYRDAEDLGGLFSGFDPETGAYDTASWAYAEEGGDSIEEPAGPEHGSDASARAAGHQFGSGGPPLEHAEVKRDDTLQDPRTVFQILKRHYARYTPEMVQDMCGISVTDFEYLARAITENSGRERTTCFAYAVGWTQHSLGTQFIRSAAILQLLLGNVGRPGSGIMALRGHASIQGSTDIPTLFNLLPGYLPMPSAGRHDTLSEYLESIASKKQKGYWTDADSYTVSLLKAWWGDAARAENDWAYDYLPRLTGAHGTYETVMGMLEDKVEGYFLLGQNPAVGSSNGRMQRLGMSHLKWLVVRDLNLIESATWWKDGPEIESGELRTEDIETEVFFLPAATHVEKAGSFTQTQRLLQWRHKAVAPPGECQSELEFFFKLGQRIREKLAGSDDERDRPLLDLTWDYPTDEHGDPDAEAVLAEINGRHLNGPDAGKPLSAYTELRADGSTSAGCWIYTGVYADGFNHAANRKPGQEQGPAASDWGWAWPANRRILYNRASADPAGKPWSERKKYIWWDQEQGRWVGDDVPDFPVDRAPGSQPDPDLGGAAALGGDDPFIMQADGKGWLFAPKGLMDGPLPTHYEAQESPVANALYPQQQSPARLVFPRADNLSAPSAGTRGADVYPYVFTTYRLTEHHTAGGMSRWLPYLSELQPEMFCEVSPELAAERGLEPYGWATIISARSAIEAKVLITERMTPLAVGGHTVHQIGLPYHWGVGSNAVVSGDAANDLLGVTLDPNVQIQESKVASCDIRPGRRPRGEELLALVAEYQARAGVTPETGNRAVTNPAAEGIEPGPGEDGGAAGGPR, from the coding sequence ATGGCACGGCGCAGCTTTCTTCAATGGCCGGTCGTCCGGCAGCTGAGTACGGGCGATCTGCTGGGCCGCGGGCCAGCAGTAACCTCCCCGCAGACGAGGGCTATCACGCCGCGGACGGCCACCGCAGACCGAGTCGTGCAGAGCGTGTGCCCCTACTGTGCCGTGGGCTGTGGACAGCGGGTCTACGTCAAGGACGAGAAAGTCGTACAGATCGAGGGTGATCCTGATTCACCCATTTCCCGCGGCCGGCTGTGCCCCAAGGGCTCTGCCAGCGAGCAGTTGGTAAACTCGCCGGGCCGGCAGACCGCGGTGCTCTACCGTGCGCCGCGCTCGAGCCAGTGGCAGCATCTGGATCTCGCAACAGCCATCGAGATGGTGGCGGACCGGTTCATCGAGACGCGCCGCAGGACGTGGCAGCAGAAAGACGAAAAAGGACGGTTGCTGCGCCGCACCATGGGCATAGCTTCGTTGGGCGGGGCCACCCTGGACAACGAAGAGAACTACCTGATCAAGAAACTCTTCACCGCTGCCGGAGCGGTGCAGATCGAGAACCAAGCGCGCATTTGACACTCCGCCACGGTTCCCAGTTTGGGAGCCTCGTTTGGACGCGGTGGTGCAACGCAATCACTGCAAGACATGGCCAACGCCGACTGCATCGTCATTCAGGGTTCCAACATGGCCGAATGCCATCCTGTGGGATATCAGTGGGTCACGGAGGCGAAGGCCCGCGGAGCGAAGGTCATCCACGTCGACCCGCGGTTCACGCGCACGTCCGCGGTCGCTGACAAGCACATCCCGATCCGGGCCGGCTCTGACGTCGTTCTTTTGGGCGCGCTGATCAATCACGTCATCACCCACGACCTGTGGTTCAAGGAGTACGTGGGCGCCTACACCAACGCGGCCACGCTGGTTCACGCCGATTACCGGGACGCCGAAGACCTCGGCGGGCTGTTTTCCGGCTTCGATCCTGAAACCGGAGCGTATGACACTGCGTCCTGGGCGTACGCGGAAGAAGGCGGCGACAGCATCGAGGAGCCGGCCGGCCCTGAACACGGCTCCGACGCTTCGGCCCGTGCCGCCGGCCACCAGTTCGGCAGCGGAGGTCCGCCCCTGGAGCACGCAGAGGTGAAGCGTGACGATACCCTGCAGGACCCCCGGACCGTCTTCCAGATCCTGAAGCGGCACTACGCCCGCTACACCCCGGAGATGGTCCAGGACATGTGCGGCATCAGCGTCACGGACTTCGAGTATCTGGCCCGCGCCATTACGGAAAACTCGGGGCGCGAACGGACAACCTGCTTTGCCTACGCCGTCGGCTGGACCCAGCACTCGCTGGGAACGCAGTTCATCCGGTCCGCCGCCATCCTGCAACTTCTGCTCGGGAACGTGGGCCGGCCCGGCAGCGGAATCATGGCCCTGCGCGGCCATGCCAGCATCCAGGGCTCCACCGACATTCCGACCCTGTTCAACCTCCTGCCCGGGTACCTGCCAATGCCCAGCGCCGGCCGCCACGACACCCTCAGCGAATATCTGGAATCCATCGCGTCCAAGAAGCAGAAAGGCTACTGGACGGATGCCGACTCCTACACTGTCAGCCTGCTGAAGGCCTGGTGGGGCGATGCCGCGAGGGCGGAGAACGACTGGGCCTACGACTACCTCCCGAGACTAACCGGAGCGCACGGTACCTACGAAACGGTCATGGGCATGCTTGAGGACAAGGTGGAGGGCTACTTCCTGCTCGGACAGAACCCTGCAGTGGGCTCGTCCAACGGCCGGATGCAACGCTTGGGCATGTCGCATCTGAAGTGGCTGGTGGTTCGTGACCTGAACCTCATCGAGTCGGCCACTTGGTGGAAAGATGGCCCGGAGATCGAATCGGGGGAACTGCGCACCGAAGACATCGAGACCGAAGTGTTCTTCCTGCCTGCAGCTACCCACGTGGAGAAGGCTGGCTCGTTCACGCAGACCCAGCGGCTGCTGCAATGGCGGCACAAGGCGGTCGCCCCGCCCGGGGAGTGCCAAAGTGAGTTGGAGTTCTTCTTCAAGCTCGGCCAGCGGATCCGGGAGAAGCTGGCTGGTTCCGACGACGAACGCGACCGTCCGCTGCTCGACCTGACCTGGGACTACCCCACGGACGAACACGGCGATCCGGACGCCGAGGCCGTGCTTGCCGAAATCAACGGCCGTCACCTCAACGGCCCGGATGCGGGCAAACCCCTCTCCGCATATACAGAGCTCCGCGCCGACGGTTCCACGTCAGCGGGCTGCTGGATCTACACCGGGGTGTATGCCGACGGCTTCAACCACGCCGCCAACCGGAAGCCCGGCCAGGAGCAGGGACCTGCGGCTTCCGACTGGGGCTGGGCATGGCCGGCCAACCGCCGGATCCTCTACAACCGGGCGTCGGCTGACCCGGCCGGCAAACCGTGGAGCGAGCGGAAGAAATACATCTGGTGGGACCAGGAGCAGGGGCGGTGGGTCGGCGACGATGTTCCCGACTTCCCGGTTGACCGGGCACCGGGCAGCCAACCCGACCCCGATCTCGGCGGCGCTGCTGCACTCGGCGGAGATGATCCCTTCATCATGCAGGCCGACGGTAAGGGCTGGCTGTTCGCGCCGAAAGGCCTCATGGACGGACCTCTTCCCACCCACTACGAGGCCCAGGAGTCGCCAGTGGCCAACGCACTGTACCCGCAACAACAAAGTCCGGCGCGGCTGGTGTTCCCCCGTGCGGATAACCTCAGCGCGCCTAGTGCCGGTACCAGAGGCGCAGACGTCTACCCGTACGTCTTCACCACATACCGGCTTACTGAGCACCACACGGCCGGCGGGATGAGCCGCTGGCTTCCGTACCTGTCGGAGCTGCAGCCGGAGATGTTCTGCGAAGTTTCGCCCGAGCTGGCGGCTGAGCGCGGCCTTGAACCCTACGGGTGGGCCACGATTATTTCGGCCCGCTCCGCCATCGAGGCGAAGGTGCTGATCACCGAACGGATGACGCCCTTGGCCGTTGGCGGCCACACGGTGCATCAGATCGGGCTGCCCTACCACTGGGGCGTCGGCAGTAATGCCGTCGTCAGCGGTGACGCGGCCAACGATCTGCTGGGCGTCACGCTGGATCCCAACGTCCAGATCCAGGAGTCCAAGGTGGCCTCCTGCGACATCCGTCCGGGCCGCCGGCCCCGCGGCGAGGAACTGCTTGCCTTGGTTGCTGAATATCAGGCGCGGGCCGGAGTGACCCCCGAGACCGGTAATCGCGCCGTCACCAATCCGGCGGCCGAAGGCATCGAACCCGGCCCAGGTGAGGACGGCGGCGCCGCTGGTGGGCCGCGATGA
- a CDS encoding NAD(P)/FAD-dependent oxidoreductase → MTSPMIYDVVVVGGGAAGLSAAVTLCRSLRSVLVIDAGQPRNGRSAGLHGFLSREGLPPEELLAAGRAEVRAHGGRILQGRVASARGEGGVFTIDVQDRQSLRSRRLLIASGFEDELPEVPGLRERWGRDVLHCPYCHGWEIRDRAIGVLATEPAAVQEALLFRQWSGHIILFQHLLEDLDPGECEQLDARSVHVVQGTVASLELAGDALAGVRLASGQVVACEYLVVNPKAKTESSLLQSLGLQQAGQAGQGSHVNTDGVGLTAVQGVWAAGNICDPTAQVITAASAGVKAATAINADLVEEDTRRAVEAARRTASPKAALT, encoded by the coding sequence ATGACATCGCCAATGATCTATGACGTTGTGGTGGTCGGTGGAGGAGCGGCGGGCCTCAGCGCAGCCGTGACTCTTTGCAGATCGCTGCGTTCCGTCCTGGTCATCGACGCCGGGCAACCAAGGAACGGGCGTTCTGCTGGTCTGCACGGATTCCTGTCCCGTGAGGGTCTGCCACCTGAGGAGCTTCTCGCTGCCGGCCGCGCGGAAGTGCGGGCGCACGGTGGCCGGATTCTGCAGGGCCGAGTCGCCTCGGCCCGCGGAGAAGGGGGCGTTTTCACCATCGACGTGCAGGACCGGCAGAGTCTGCGTTCGCGGCGGCTGCTCATCGCTTCCGGTTTTGAGGATGAGCTGCCCGAGGTGCCCGGCCTCAGGGAGCGATGGGGCCGGGACGTGCTGCACTGCCCGTACTGTCACGGCTGGGAGATTCGGGACAGGGCCATAGGAGTACTCGCGACAGAACCGGCCGCGGTACAGGAGGCCTTGCTCTTCCGGCAGTGGAGCGGGCACATCATCCTCTTTCAGCACCTTTTGGAGGACCTGGATCCGGGTGAATGTGAACAGCTTGACGCCAGGTCGGTCCACGTCGTCCAAGGCACGGTTGCGTCGCTGGAGCTGGCAGGAGACGCCCTCGCGGGAGTGCGTCTGGCGTCGGGTCAGGTTGTGGCTTGTGAATATCTCGTTGTGAACCCCAAGGCTAAGACGGAGTCGTCACTGCTGCAGTCCCTCGGGCTGCAGCAGGCAGGCCAGGCCGGGCAAGGCAGCCACGTGAACACAGACGGCGTGGGCCTGACGGCCGTGCAAGGCGTGTGGGCCGCCGGCAACATCTGCGACCCCACGGCGCAGGTAATAACGGCAGCCTCGGCAGGCGTGAAGGCTGCCACCGCCATCAACGCTGATCTTGTCGAGGAGGACACCCGGCGGGCGGTAGAGGCCGCCAGGCGAACCGCTTCCCCCAAAGCGGCCCTGACTTAG
- the nrfD gene encoding NrfD/PsrC family molybdoenzyme membrane anchor subunit, which yields MTHSEFDSFRPPEPTRPRRPGGKRGTGRRDSGDGSREMPMVPEPEFTSYYGRPVVKPAPWGDEVAAYLFLGGVAAGSALLGLGGQLTRRPTLRRNARLSALTAVSLGAVALVKDLGRPERFLNMLRTIKVTSPMSVGSWILSAFSLGAAVPAVAEIDRMSGARLPLGPLRTVLQTAEGPAGFGAALFAGPLAAYTAVLLGDTATPTWNAAHEELPFVFVSSAALASAGLAMITTPVHEAGPARNLAVLGVVGDVAAMRVMEHRMDPVAAEPLHEGKAGAMLKWSERLAAAGGLGTLLGGRNRAVAAISGLALLTASALTRFGVFEAGLSSARDPRYTIEPQKNRLAARRAAGITGDSITTAK from the coding sequence GTGACCCACTCCGAGTTCGATAGCTTCCGGCCGCCCGAACCTACCCGCCCCCGTCGGCCCGGCGGCAAGCGCGGCACCGGCCGCCGCGACAGCGGTGACGGCTCCCGGGAAATGCCCATGGTGCCGGAACCGGAGTTCACCTCGTACTACGGCCGTCCGGTGGTCAAGCCGGCGCCCTGGGGCGACGAGGTCGCCGCCTACCTGTTCCTCGGCGGTGTCGCAGCGGGTTCCGCACTGCTCGGCCTCGGCGGGCAGCTGACCCGACGGCCGACACTGCGCCGGAATGCCCGGTTGAGTGCCCTGACAGCGGTAAGCCTCGGTGCTGTTGCGCTGGTGAAGGACCTGGGCCGGCCGGAGCGGTTTCTGAATATGCTGCGGACCATCAAGGTGACTTCGCCGATGAGTGTGGGTTCGTGGATTCTCAGCGCGTTCAGCCTCGGGGCGGCCGTCCCTGCCGTAGCGGAAATCGACCGGATGAGCGGGGCGCGGTTGCCGCTGGGCCCGTTGCGGACCGTGCTGCAAACGGCCGAGGGGCCGGCCGGCTTTGGGGCCGCGTTATTTGCCGGACCACTGGCGGCGTACACGGCGGTCCTGCTCGGCGATACAGCCACACCGACGTGGAACGCCGCGCACGAGGAACTGCCCTTCGTCTTCGTGAGTTCGGCGGCCCTCGCCTCTGCCGGGCTCGCCATGATCACGACTCCGGTGCACGAGGCAGGCCCCGCCCGGAACCTTGCCGTGCTCGGCGTGGTCGGTGACGTGGCTGCCATGCGAGTAATGGAACATCGGATGGACCCTGTGGCAGCCGAGCCCCTGCACGAGGGCAAAGCGGGGGCCATGCTCAAATGGAGCGAGCGTTTAGCAGCCGCCGGCGGTCTGGGGACACTGCTGGGCGGACGTAACCGGGCGGTTGCCGCAATTTCGGGACTGGCACTGCTGACCGCCTCGGCGCTGACACGGTTCGGCGTCTTCGAGGCTGGCCTCTCGTCAGCCAGGGATCCGCGCTACACGATCGAACCGCAGAAGAACCGGCTTGCCGCCCGCCGCGCGGCTGGGATCACTGGCGATTCGATCACTACTGCCAAGTGA
- a CDS encoding carbonic anhydrase: MSNRVSPYDAWQRLLDGNERFVSGDSMHPNQNASRRSELVNTQSPFAVIFGCADSRLAAEIIFDVGLGDVFVVRTAGHVIDDAVLGSLEYAVSVLHVPLIVVLGHDNCGAVTAAKEAVDTGELPSGHIRDLVERITPSVLSSLREDKTEVNEMVVEHAKQTVRRLLDSSRMIYDAVDNYSTAVIGVAYRLEEGRAQLVSTSGVL, translated from the coding sequence GTGAGCAACAGAGTCAGCCCGTACGATGCCTGGCAGCGCCTCCTTGACGGTAATGAGCGTTTCGTCTCGGGAGATTCAATGCACCCGAACCAGAACGCCTCACGGCGCAGCGAGCTGGTGAACACCCAAAGCCCGTTCGCGGTGATCTTTGGCTGCGCGGACTCCCGGCTGGCCGCTGAAATCATCTTCGACGTCGGACTTGGCGACGTCTTCGTCGTCCGAACAGCGGGCCACGTGATCGACGACGCCGTTCTCGGCTCACTCGAATACGCCGTCTCGGTGCTCCACGTCCCGCTGATAGTCGTCCTCGGGCACGACAACTGCGGCGCCGTCACGGCCGCCAAAGAGGCTGTGGATACTGGCGAGCTGCCCTCAGGCCACATCCGCGACCTGGTTGAGAGGATCACACCGTCGGTGCTGAGCTCCTTGCGTGAGGACAAGACGGAGGTTAATGAGATGGTCGTCGAACATGCCAAGCAGACCGTGCGCCGGCTGCTGGACAGTTCACGGATGATTTACGACGCCGTGGACAATTACTCCACCGCGGTGATCGGCGTCGCATACCGGCTCGAAGAGGGACGGGCGCAGCTCGTATCCACATCCGGGGTCCTCTAA
- a CDS encoding 4Fe-4S dicluster domain-containing protein, protein MGQLSGPTDPTADAHWEHSHPRKGFFTDTSICIGCKACEVACKEWNHNPQDGNLELLGSSYDNTGALGASTWRHVAFIEQGQERITEARESGRALVNLGMPGIGPPVPGAPTGQDLAQVDTTPPDTADFRWLMSSDVCKHCTHAGCLDVCPTGALFRTEFGTVVVQDDVCNGCGTCVAGCPFGVIERRSDGMVAVAAKRDEQHAEHPAVPNAGVAQKCTLCYDRLVADETPACAKACPTTSIKFGDHDDMVETARERVADLHAQGLTEARLYGANELDGVGGTGAVFLLLDEPEVYGLPPDPRVPTADLPQMYRRAGMAVAGMVAAAAVAFLGGRA, encoded by the coding sequence ATGGGCCAGCTGTCCGGACCGACCGACCCCACCGCCGATGCCCACTGGGAGCACAGCCATCCGCGCAAGGGGTTCTTCACTGACACCTCGATCTGCATCGGCTGCAAGGCCTGTGAAGTTGCCTGCAAAGAGTGGAACCACAATCCGCAGGACGGAAACCTGGAACTGCTCGGATCCTCCTACGACAACACCGGAGCGCTCGGCGCCAGCACCTGGCGGCATGTGGCCTTCATCGAACAGGGCCAGGAACGCATCACGGAGGCACGGGAGTCCGGGCGCGCCCTCGTCAACCTGGGCATGCCCGGCATTGGTCCTCCCGTCCCGGGAGCGCCCACTGGACAGGACCTGGCGCAGGTGGATACGACACCGCCGGACACGGCGGACTTCCGGTGGCTGATGTCCTCCGATGTCTGCAAGCACTGCACCCATGCCGGGTGCCTGGATGTCTGCCCGACCGGAGCGCTTTTCCGCACGGAGTTCGGCACGGTGGTGGTTCAGGACGACGTATGCAACGGCTGCGGAACCTGCGTGGCCGGGTGTCCGTTCGGCGTGATTGAGCGTCGCAGCGACGGCATGGTGGCGGTGGCCGCCAAGCGGGACGAGCAGCACGCCGAACATCCCGCCGTCCCCAACGCGGGCGTCGCCCAGAAGTGCACGCTGTGCTACGACCGCTTGGTCGCCGATGAGACACCCGCCTGCGCCAAAGCCTGCCCGACGACGTCCATCAAGTTCGGCGACCACGACGACATGGTGGAAACGGCCCGGGAACGGGTTGCCGACCTGCATGCCCAAGGCCTGACCGAAGCGAGGCTTTATGGTGCAAACGAGCTCGACGGCGTCGGCGGAACCGGAGCGGTCTTCCTCCTTCTCGACGAACCGGAGGTTTACGGCCTCCCGCCGGACCCGAGGGTGCCCACCGCCGATCTGCCGCAGATGTACCGACGGGCCGGTATGGCCGTAGCGGGCATGGTCGCCGCAGCGGCAGTGGCTTTCCTGGGAGGACGCGCGTGA
- a CDS encoding NAD(P)/FAD-dependent oxidoreductase, whose translation MDDTYQVVVVGGGFAGMTAAEQLGRKGIRVLLIDANNYHQFQPLLYQVAASQIGVSAVARPLRSVFRSTESVRVLTAEVTAIDSATRTVTTVDGSRYQAKILVVAAGAVPNFFDTPGAEEHAYPLYSVADATRLSTALTTALDQADRAKAGSAEVVVVGGGPTGVETAGALAENIKYLVPKYFSPGLAARCRVHLVDMVPNVLMPFSAKSQEYTRDRLIKLGVQLHMGQGVTEVRTDGVTLADGTIIPARIVVWAGGLKAGKIIAESGLPQGKGGRIDVLPDLTAPGTEGVYVLGDSANITDATGAKLPQLGSVAEQSGKWAARNIHADLTGGTRQPFAYWDKGYMAMVGRGAAVAELGRKRIQLQGPLAFLSWLGVHLALLPGTQQKIRALSSWLTGYVTHSPSHVVVGRPD comes from the coding sequence ATGGACGATACATATCAGGTGGTCGTGGTCGGCGGCGGGTTTGCTGGCATGACAGCAGCTGAGCAGCTTGGGCGCAAGGGGATCCGGGTCCTCCTTATCGACGCCAACAATTACCACCAGTTCCAGCCCCTCCTGTACCAGGTGGCTGCTTCGCAGATTGGCGTGTCCGCGGTGGCCCGGCCACTGCGGTCCGTATTCCGCAGCACCGAAAGTGTCCGGGTCCTCACCGCGGAGGTGACGGCGATTGATTCCGCCACCCGTACCGTCACCACCGTGGACGGATCCCGGTACCAGGCGAAGATCCTGGTGGTTGCTGCAGGTGCAGTGCCGAACTTCTTCGACACTCCCGGCGCCGAAGAACATGCCTATCCGCTGTATTCCGTGGCCGACGCCACGCGTCTAAGCACTGCCCTCACCACAGCCCTGGATCAGGCGGACCGCGCGAAGGCCGGCAGCGCAGAGGTGGTCGTGGTCGGCGGCGGCCCCACCGGCGTGGAGACAGCCGGCGCCCTCGCAGAGAACATCAAGTACCTGGTACCAAAGTATTTTTCGCCCGGGCTGGCAGCCCGGTGCCGGGTCCATCTTGTGGATATGGTTCCGAACGTGCTCATGCCCTTCTCTGCCAAGTCGCAGGAGTACACGCGGGACCGGCTGATAAAACTCGGGGTTCAGCTGCACATGGGACAGGGCGTTACCGAGGTCCGGACGGACGGCGTGACGCTGGCGGACGGGACCATCATTCCCGCCCGGATCGTCGTGTGGGCCGGGGGCCTGAAGGCGGGAAAAATCATCGCCGAGTCCGGCCTTCCGCAGGGGAAGGGCGGACGCATCGACGTGCTGCCGGACCTGACCGCGCCCGGCACCGAGGGCGTTTACGTCCTGGGTGACTCCGCCAACATCACCGACGCCACCGGCGCCAAACTGCCCCAGCTCGGCTCTGTTGCTGAACAGTCCGGAAAATGGGCCGCCCGCAACATCCATGCTGACTTGACCGGCGGCACCCGTCAGCCTTTCGCCTACTGGGACAAGGGTTACATGGCCATGGTCGGCCGCGGCGCAGCAGTGGCCGAACTGGGCCGCAAACGCATCCAGCTCCAGGGACCATTGGCGTTTCTCTCCTGGCTCGGTGTTCACCTCGCCTTGCTTCCCGGTACCCAGCAGAAGATCCGCGCACTCTCCTCCTGGCTTACGGGGTACGTCACCCACAGCCCGTCACACGTCGTTGTCGGAAGGCCCGACTAG
- a CDS encoding cation diffusion facilitator family transporter: MAASEKRKEPSSTLLTVIIAFTANALIAAAKSVAAVLSGSASMTAEAAHSWADTGNQVFLFMAERRSRRPRDKSHPMGYGREAYVWSMFAAFGLFTAGAVVSIMHGIQQLIEPEPASDFLVAYVVLAVAFVLEGVSFVQAFRQTREAARELERSTLKQVLISSDPTLRAVFAEDAAALVGLVVAFAGVFLHQVTGSPLPDAVGSIVVGVLLAVVAVVLIDRNRRFLVGQGVTPDIERSMARRVLEHRDVARLTYLDLEFVGPRKLYVVAAVDLQGDHPEHEVAVALRRIERELEDHETVEEAVLTLATPDETALRF, from the coding sequence ATGGCGGCATCCGAGAAGCGAAAAGAGCCGAGCTCCACACTGCTGACTGTTATCATCGCGTTTACGGCGAACGCCCTTATTGCTGCGGCCAAGTCGGTGGCAGCGGTGCTCAGCGGATCCGCCTCCATGACCGCAGAAGCCGCGCACTCCTGGGCGGACACCGGCAACCAGGTGTTCCTCTTCATGGCGGAACGGCGCTCCCGACGCCCCCGGGACAAGAGCCATCCGATGGGCTACGGCCGGGAAGCCTATGTCTGGTCGATGTTCGCTGCTTTCGGGCTCTTCACCGCAGGGGCTGTGGTGTCCATCATGCACGGCATCCAGCAGCTCATCGAACCGGAGCCCGCGTCCGACTTCCTGGTGGCGTACGTGGTCCTGGCCGTGGCCTTTGTCCTCGAAGGAGTGTCGTTTGTCCAGGCTTTCCGGCAGACCCGGGAGGCAGCCCGTGAGCTGGAACGGAGTACGCTGAAGCAGGTCCTGATCAGCTCCGACCCCACCCTCCGCGCGGTGTTCGCGGAGGATGCTGCAGCGCTCGTTGGCCTTGTGGTCGCGTTTGCGGGCGTGTTCTTGCACCAGGTCACCGGATCGCCCCTGCCGGACGCGGTGGGCTCGATAGTCGTCGGCGTTCTGCTGGCGGTTGTTGCCGTTGTGCTGATCGACCGCAACCGGCGGTTCCTGGTGGGCCAGGGCGTAACCCCGGACATCGAACGTTCCATGGCCCGGCGGGTGCTCGAACACCGGGACGTTGCCCGGCTCACCTACCTCGACCTGGAGTTCGTCGGCCCCCGCAAGCTGTACGTCGTGGCGGCGGTGGACCTGCAGGGCGACCACCCGGAACACGAAGTAGCCGTGGCCTTGCGCAGAATCGAGCGCGAGCTGGAGGACCACGAAACGGTGGAGGAAGCCGTGCTGACGCTGGCGACTCCGGACGAAACTGCCTTGCGCTTCTAA